The Anabaena sp. WA102 genome contains a region encoding:
- a CDS encoding Rrf2 family transcriptional regulator: MKLTTRGHYSVKALLDLSLRPKYGPESVRAIAKRQNIPAPYLEKLLIEMRRAGLVTSIRGSDGGYKLAKKPALISIGQILEAVGENITNLPLNNPTPTQTADWVTSSLWNRLNQKLKEALYNITLADLYYDARSWQASQGEETNFVV; this comes from the coding sequence ATGAAACTAACGACAAGAGGACACTATAGTGTGAAAGCATTGCTAGATTTGAGTTTACGTCCAAAATATGGACCTGAATCTGTCAGAGCGATCGCCAAACGTCAAAATATTCCTGCTCCCTACCTAGAAAAACTACTCATCGAAATGCGTCGAGCAGGATTAGTTACATCAATTCGTGGTAGCGATGGTGGATACAAACTAGCCAAAAAACCGGCACTTATATCTATCGGTCAAATTTTAGAAGCAGTTGGTGAAAATATTACTAACTTACCCTTAAATAATCCCACACCTACTCAAACAGCAGATTGGGTAACATCCAGCCTCTGGAACAGACTCAACCAAAAGCTAAAAGAAGCCTTGTACAATATTACCCTCGCAGACCTTTATTATGATGCCCGTAGTTGGCAAGCATCTCAAGGAGAAGAAACCAATTTTGTAGTTTAG